In one Gadus morhua chromosome 15, gadMor3.0, whole genome shotgun sequence genomic region, the following are encoded:
- the LOC115560166 gene encoding molybdenum cofactor sulfurase-like — protein sequence MLTSVLGQQVLNDGGLQMLFCEVEAILNDRPIAKVSDDPNDLEALTSNHILLPIFPPGLFKQSDRYIRRCRLCLIRQSPDSIRGGQKRLNTAASTAVLSLVNEAQYLLINQASVDLIQEQIRSRQESSEDGQPLERQDLISRFRANLVAAGVEPFEEGSWSQLIIGNAQFLVGGRCGRCQMICVDQDTGAKSKAPLLALSACRSGKLTFGVYLSRQVQGDSPSARTLSVGYAEYLFAYVFSM from the exons ATGCTCACCTCAGTTCTTGGACAGCAGGTATTGAACGATGGGGGCCTGCAGATGCTGTTTTGTGAGGTAGAGGCAATACTAAATGACAGACCCATCGCAAAGGTTTCGGATGACCCCAATGACCTTGAAGCCTTAACATCAAACCATATTCTTCTGCCGATCTTTCCACCAGGACTCTTTAAGCAGAGTGACCGCTACATCCGAAGATGTCGACTTTGTCTGATACGACAAAGTCCCGATTCTATCCGAGGAGGGCAGAAAAGATTGAACACAG CAGCCTCCACTGCTGTGCTTTCCCTTGTGAATGAAGCTCAATATCTCCTGATCAACCAGGCCAGCGTGGACCTCATCCAGGAACAGATTCGAAGCAG ACAGGAATCCTCGGAAGACGGCCAGCCTCTCGAGAGACAGGATCTCATCAGCCGCTTTCGAGCCAATTTGGTTGCCGCTGGAGTGGAGCCATTCGAAGAGGGTTCTTGGTCACAGCTGATCATCGGAAACGCTCAATTTCTT GTTGGAGGTCGATGTGGAAGGTGCCAGATGATCTGCGTGGATCAGGACACTGGGGCTAAGAGCAAGGCTCCTCTTCTGGCTCTCTCAGCCTGCCGCTCGGGGAAG CTGACCTTTGGAGTGTACCTTAGCCGTCAGGTTCAGGGAgactccccctcagcccggacTCTCTCTGTCGGCTATGCCGAATATTTATTTGCATATGTATTTTCAATGTAA
- the LOC115560141 gene encoding lysophosphatidylserine lipase ABHD12 yields the protein MRKRVRPTEHSDGENVSSSFRMQKKTTVCQEKKGLASKFWFWVKSGAFALCAIFIMMPILEELPEIIRQRVYYHRIRAPFVFDLSHPAELELNHTINMYLEPEEGISLGIWHTVPDDKWKEAQGKDSAWYHRSLKDGSPVIIYLHGRTQTRAAKHRIGVVNVLSSIGCHVLSMDYRGFGDSTGKPTEEVLTKDAVWLHRWAKENSGGSRVLIWGHSLGSGVATNTAVRLMEQGVLVDAVILEGSFKNVQMYWPQNPFDRYSSKIKRLILRDEVANDVIFPNDENVKKMRSPLLFLHSEDDHLTTLRNAEQMYQAALSVQGDKRVRMVTFEGFLGYLHMGLYKDPRLPAIIKNFVVTTEEMS from the exons ATGAGGAAAAGAGTTAGGCCTACTGAACATTCTGATGGCGAGAATGTGTCCTCATCCTTTCGCATGCAGAAGAAAACAACCGTTTGCCAGGAAAAGAAGGGGCTGGC ATCAAAATTCTGGTTTTGGGTAAAAAGTGGCGCATTTGCACTTTGTGCTATTTTTATTATGATGCCTATCTTGGAGGAACTTCCTGAAATAATAAGGCAGCGTGTATATTATCATCGAA TCAGAGCACCATTTGTGTTTGATCTCAGTCATCCGGCTGAACTGGAACTAAATCACACCATCAACATGTACCTTGAACCTGAAGAAGGAATCTCCCTTGGCATATG GCACACTGTCCCGGATGATAAGTGGAAAGAAGCTCAAGGGAAGGACTCTGCATGGTACCACAGATCTCTGAAAGATGGAAGTCCAGTTATCATTTATCTACATGGAAGAACACAGACAAG GGCAGCAAAGCATCGCATCGGAGTGGTCAAC GTATTGAGTTCCATTGGTTGCCATGTGTTGTCAATGGATTACAGAG GGTTCGGTGACTCGACTGGAAAGCCCACGGAGGAAGTCCTTACCAAGGACGCTGTCTGGCTGCACCGTTGGGCTAAAGAGAACAGCGGAGGCAGCCGGGTGCTCATCTGGGGACACTCTCTTGGAAGCGG AGTGGCTACAAACACAGCTGTCAGATTAATGGAGCAAG GTGTGCTAGTTGACGCTGTGATCCTGGAAGGTTCATTTAAAAATGTACAGATGTATTGGCCTCAAAATCCCTTCGACAGG TATTCATCGAAGATAAAAAGGCTCATATTGAGAGACGAAGTGGCCAATGACGTCATCTTCCCTAATGACGAGAA TGTAAAGAAGATGAGAAGCCCGCTTCTGTTCCTTCATTCAGAGGATGATCATTTAACTACACTTCGTAACGCTGAACAG ATGTATCAGGCAGCGCTAAGTGTCCAGGGTGACAAACGAGTCAGGATGGTAACGTTTGAAGGCTTTCTAGGGTATCTGCATATGGGATTATATAAAGACCCTCGCCTGCCCGCCATCATCAA GAACTTTGTGGTTACAACAGAAGAAATGTCGTGA
- the LOC115560142 gene encoding lysophosphatidylserine lipase ABHD12, which translates to MRKRVTEHSDGENVSSSSRMQTKTTVCQEKKGLASKYWFWVKSGAFALCAIFIMMPILEELPEIIRQRVYYHRIRAPFVFDLSHPAELALNHTINMYLEPEEGISLGIWHTVPDGKWKEAQGKDSAWYHRSLKDGSPVIIYLHGRTQTRAAKHRIGVVNVLSSIGCHVLSMDYRGYGDSTGKPTEEVLTKDAVWLQRWAKEHSGGSRVLIWGHSLGSGVATNTAVRLMEQGVLVDGVILEGAFKNARGAEPQSYFYRYSWTIKRLILRDELGDMIFPNDENVKKMRNPLLFLHSEDDHLTTLRNAEQMYQAALSVQDDKRVRMVTFEGSLGYLHNGLYKDPRLPAIIKNFVVTTEEMS; encoded by the exons ATGAGGAAAAGAGTTACTGAACATTCTGATGGCGAGAATGTGTCCTCATCCTCTCGCATGCAGACGAAAACAACCGTTTGCCAGGAAAAGAAGGGGCTGGC ATCAAAATACTGGTTTTGGGTAAAAAGTGGCGCATTTGCACTTTGTGCTATTTTTATTATGATGCCTATCTTGGAGGAGCTTCCTGAAATAATAAGGCAGCGTGTATATTATCATCGAA TCAGAGCACCATTTGTGTTTGATCTCAGTCATCCGGCTGAACTGGCACTAAATCACACCATCAACATGTACCTTGAACCTGAAGAAGGAATCTCCCTTGGCATATG GCACACTGTCCCGGATGGTAAGTGGAAAGAAGCTCAAGGGAAGGACTCTGCATGGTACCACAGATCTCTGAAAGATGGAAGTCCAGTTATCATTTATCTACATGGTAGAACACAGACAAG GGCAGCCAAGCATCGCATTGGAGTGGTCAAC GTATTGAGTTCCATTGGTTGCCATGTGTTGTCAATGGATTACAGAG GGTACGGTGACTCGACTGGAAAGCCCACGGAGGAAGTCCTTACCAAGGACGCTGTCTGGCTGCAACGTTGGGCCAAAGAGCACAGCGGAGGCAGCCGAGTGCTCATCTGGGGACACTCTCTTGGAAGCGG AGTGGCTACAAACACAGCTGTCAGATTAATGGAGCAAG GTGTGCTAGTTGACGGTGTGATCCTTGAAGGTGCATTTAAAAATGCACGGGGGGCAGAGCCTCAAAGTTACTTCTACAGG TATTCATGGACGATAAAAAGGCTCATATTGAGAGACGAATTGGGCGATATGATCTTCCCTAATGACGAGAA TGTAAAGAAAATGAGGAACCCGCTTCTGTTCCTTCATTCAGAGGATGATCATTTAACTACGCTTCGTAACGCTGAACAG ATGTATCAGGCAGCGCTAAGTGTCCAGGATGACAAACGAGTCAGGATGGTAACGTTTGAAGGCTCTCTGGGGTATCTGCATAATGGATTATATAAAGACCCTCGCCTGCCCGCCATCATCAA GAACTTTGTGGTTACAACAGAAGAAATGTCGTGA